The following are encoded together in the Streptomyces sp. NBC_00358 genome:
- a CDS encoding phosphocholine cytidylyltransferase family protein, with protein MIGLVLAAGAGRRLRPYTDSLPKALVPVGPAGMEDSITVLDLTLGNFAEIGLTEVGIIVGYRKEAVYDRKAALEEKYGLKITLIDNDKAEEWNNAYSLWCGRDALKDGVILANGDTVHPVSVERTLLAARGEGKKIILALDTVKKLADEEMKVVVDPEKGVQKITKLMEPSEATGEYIGVTLIEGAAADELADALKTVWETDPQQFYEHGYQELVNRGFKIDVAPIGDVKWVEIDNHDDLAKGREIACQY; from the coding sequence ATGATCGGCCTCGTGCTGGCTGCCGGCGCCGGACGGCGTCTGCGTCCCTACACCGACAGCCTCCCCAAGGCCCTTGTGCCGGTGGGCCCCGCGGGCATGGAGGACTCGATCACGGTCCTGGACCTGACCCTCGGCAACTTCGCCGAGATCGGCCTGACCGAGGTCGGCATCATCGTCGGCTACCGCAAGGAAGCCGTCTACGACCGCAAGGCCGCCCTCGAGGAGAAGTACGGCCTCAAGATCACCCTCATCGACAACGACAAGGCCGAGGAGTGGAACAACGCCTACTCCCTGTGGTGCGGACGTGACGCCCTCAAGGACGGTGTGATCCTCGCCAACGGCGACACCGTGCACCCGGTCTCCGTCGAGCGGACGCTGCTCGCGGCCCGCGGCGAGGGCAAGAAGATCATCCTCGCCCTCGACACGGTGAAGAAGCTCGCCGACGAGGAGATGAAGGTCGTCGTGGACCCCGAGAAGGGCGTCCAGAAGATCACCAAGCTCATGGAGCCGTCCGAGGCCACCGGTGAGTACATCGGTGTGACCCTCATCGAGGGCGCCGCCGCCGACGAGCTGGCCGACGCCCTGAAGACGGTCTGGGAGACGGACCCGCAGCAGTTCTACGAGCACGGCTACCAGGAGCTCGTCAACCGCGGCTTCAAGATCGACGTCGCCCCGATCGGCGACGTCAAGTGGGTCGAGATCGACAACCACGACGACCTCGCCAAGGGACGTGAGATCGCGTGCCAGTACTGA